A section of the Rossellomorea marisflavi genome encodes:
- a CDS encoding cytochrome B5 gives MHMHRYEKWWLTLGTGALVLFLFILGVSAFHQGHKPPSAKAFINPERVDATAPFDQPGLKEVTGKDWDYELVIVASAFHYEPGEFTVPKGSKVKIMATTKDVIHGFEVAGTNINMMLEPGYVSEYVTTLDRTGEFLIVCNEYCGAGHHTMKSMLKVVE, from the coding sequence ATGCATATGCATCGTTATGAAAAATGGTGGTTGACGCTTGGGACGGGTGCCCTTGTCCTTTTCTTATTCATACTGGGGGTCAGCGCCTTTCATCAGGGCCATAAGCCACCGAGTGCCAAGGCATTTATCAATCCTGAACGGGTGGATGCAACAGCCCCGTTCGACCAACCGGGTCTGAAGGAGGTAACCGGAAAAGACTGGGATTACGAATTGGTGATCGTCGCCTCTGCTTTTCATTATGAGCCTGGGGAATTCACCGTACCAAAGGGCTCAAAGGTGAAGATCATGGCTACGACCAAAGATGTGATCCACGGCTTTGAAGTAGCGGGTACCAACATCAATATGATGCTTGAACCCGGTTATGTCAGTGAATATGTGACCACGCTCGATCGAACAGGTGAATTCCTGATCGTGTGCAATGAATACTGCGGGGCGGGACATCATACGATGAAATCCATGCTGAAGGTGGTAGAGTAA
- a CDS encoding b(o/a)3-type cytochrome-c oxidase subunit 1, whose amino-acid sequence MKKMSDTRGRSLSLAHLYVAYSALALGGLAGLLQVLIRSGGLTLPAGIGYYQILTVHGVLLGLILTTFFIIGFLHASIIRTAGPYSNRSIVLGWLGFWIMLIGTLMSATMILLNEATVLYTFYAPLMAHWLFYLGLTFLVVGSWFSGAAMISAYRHWRKEHPGQTSPLLTFMAIITIVLWIIATLGVAGTILFQLLPWSLGIVERVDVLTSRTLFWYFGHPLVYFWLLPAYMAWYAVIPKVIGGRVFSDSLARLSFLLFLLFSIPVGFHHQLVEPGIDAFWKYLQVVLTFMVVIPSLMTAFSLFATFEIRGRELGSKGLFGWLRKLPWKDARFTVPFIGMLAFIPAGAGGLINASNQMNQVVHNTIWVTGHFHLTLATTVVLTFFGISYWLIPHLTGRVLTKEMNRLAIIQAIVWTVGMGIMSLSMHAAGLLGAPRRSAFSTYGDAPQALAWIPYQAAQAIGGTILFIGIILVLYIVVNLAFFSPKGTETFPVANSGSAKTPKALEDWRIWLTILTALILIAYSVPFIDMIQQAPPASKGYRLW is encoded by the coding sequence ATGAAAAAGATGTCTGACACGCGGGGTAGAAGCCTCTCTCTCGCCCATCTGTATGTCGCTTATTCCGCCCTGGCACTGGGAGGACTTGCTGGTCTCCTGCAGGTTCTGATCCGCTCCGGCGGCTTGACCCTGCCTGCTGGGATTGGATACTATCAGATCCTGACCGTCCACGGGGTGCTATTAGGATTGATTCTCACCACTTTTTTCATCATCGGCTTCCTTCATGCCTCCATCATCCGGACTGCGGGACCCTACTCCAACCGTTCAATTGTATTGGGGTGGCTGGGATTCTGGATCATGCTCATAGGCACCCTCATGAGTGCAACCATGATCTTGTTGAATGAGGCAACCGTGCTCTATACCTTTTACGCCCCCCTCATGGCTCATTGGCTATTTTACCTCGGCCTCACCTTCTTGGTCGTGGGGAGCTGGTTCTCCGGCGCCGCCATGATTTCAGCCTATCGTCATTGGAGAAAAGAACACCCTGGTCAGACGAGCCCATTATTGACCTTCATGGCGATCATCACCATCGTACTTTGGATCATTGCCACGCTCGGGGTCGCAGGGACAATTCTCTTTCAACTTCTTCCATGGTCCCTCGGCATCGTGGAGCGGGTCGATGTGTTGACGAGCAGGACGCTGTTCTGGTATTTCGGTCACCCCCTTGTCTATTTTTGGCTGCTTCCCGCCTATATGGCCTGGTATGCCGTCATTCCGAAAGTCATCGGCGGCAGGGTATTTTCAGACTCACTTGCCAGACTATCTTTTCTTTTATTCCTGTTGTTCTCGATTCCCGTCGGATTCCACCACCAGCTCGTGGAGCCCGGGATCGATGCCTTTTGGAAGTACCTCCAGGTTGTGCTCACCTTCATGGTGGTCATCCCCTCCCTCATGACCGCCTTTTCGCTCTTTGCCACGTTTGAAATCAGGGGAAGGGAGCTCGGGTCAAAGGGTTTATTCGGCTGGCTGCGAAAACTTCCTTGGAAGGATGCTCGCTTTACGGTCCCTTTCATTGGAATGCTCGCTTTCATACCTGCTGGCGCAGGTGGATTGATCAACGCTTCCAACCAGATGAATCAGGTGGTTCATAACACCATCTGGGTAACGGGGCATTTCCACCTCACCCTTGCGACGACCGTTGTCCTTACGTTCTTTGGAATCTCCTATTGGCTCATCCCCCATCTGACGGGACGTGTCCTCACAAAAGAGATGAACAGGCTTGCCATCATACAGGCAATCGTTTGGACGGTGGGGATGGGCATCATGTCCTTGTCCATGCATGCAGCCGGATTGCTCGGAGCACCGAGACGATCAGCGTTCTCCACTTATGGGGATGCCCCGCAGGCACTTGCCTGGATCCCTTATCAGGCAGCTCAGGCAATAGGAGGTACGATTCTTTTCATCGGCATCATCCTTGTTCTCTATATCGTGGTGAACCTGGCCTTCTTTTCACCAAAAGGCACCGAAACATTCCCTGTCGCTAATTCCGGATCTGCCAAGACCCCGAAAGCCCTTGAGGACTGGCGCATCTGGCTGACCATCCTCACCGCCCTGATCCTGATTGCTTACAGTGTCCCTTTCATTGATATGATCCAACAGGCACCCCCCGCGTCGAAGGGATATCGCCTTTGGTGA
- a CDS encoding carboxypeptidase M32 yields the protein MNKEEIKKVSTAFKEYSSKMSAYNEALGLMFWDLRTGAPKKGASQRSEVIGMLSSEVFEMSTSSEMAAYLAKLTPVTDDLDEITSALLEECQKEYDRNKKIPAKEYRDYVVLQSKAEGIWEEAKEKGDFSMFQPYLEKLVATTKRFIDYWGYGENKYDTLLDLYEPGVTVGVLDEVFNELKGKIVPLVHKISHAEAPRTEFLFEHFPKEKQKDFSLMVLEQMGYDFSAGRLDETVHPFAIGLNPGDVRVTTKYDEKDWRTAVFGTIHEGGHALYEQNISGKLIGTPLCTGTSMGIHESQSLFYENFVGRNLSFWRKNYALLKDFSTGQFDEVGLEEFYRAINESKPSLIRIEADELTYALHIIIRYEIEKGLFNDEIEVKDLPRIWNEKYEEYLGIRPSNDGEGVLQDVHWAGGSFGYFPSYALGYMYAAQFREAMREDIPNFDQLLEEGNLVPVKEWLTERVHQWGKLKKPLEILEDVTGEGLNAKYLADYLTEKYAGVYSL from the coding sequence ATGAATAAAGAAGAGATTAAAAAAGTGAGTACAGCATTCAAGGAATACTCAAGTAAGATGAGCGCCTATAATGAAGCATTGGGACTCATGTTCTGGGATCTGAGGACGGGTGCACCGAAGAAGGGTGCCTCACAGCGCTCCGAAGTCATCGGTATGCTTTCGTCTGAAGTATTCGAAATGTCCACATCAAGTGAGATGGCAGCCTATCTGGCGAAGCTGACGCCGGTTACCGACGATCTTGATGAGATCACGAGTGCCCTGTTGGAAGAATGTCAAAAGGAGTACGACCGGAATAAGAAGATACCGGCCAAGGAATACCGGGACTATGTTGTCCTTCAATCAAAAGCCGAGGGTATCTGGGAAGAGGCAAAAGAAAAAGGAGACTTCTCCATGTTCCAGCCGTACCTTGAAAAACTTGTGGCCACTACTAAACGGTTCATCGACTATTGGGGGTACGGAGAGAACAAATATGATACCCTGCTTGACTTATACGAACCTGGCGTGACAGTCGGTGTACTGGATGAAGTGTTCAATGAACTCAAAGGCAAAATCGTTCCGCTCGTACATAAAATATCGCATGCAGAAGCGCCGCGGACGGAATTCCTCTTCGAACATTTCCCTAAGGAAAAGCAAAAGGACTTCAGTCTCATGGTCCTCGAACAGATGGGGTACGATTTCAGTGCCGGACGCCTTGATGAAACGGTCCATCCATTTGCCATCGGCTTGAATCCCGGGGACGTAAGGGTCACCACGAAGTATGATGAAAAGGACTGGCGGACGGCCGTATTCGGTACGATCCATGAAGGGGGACATGCCCTCTACGAGCAAAATATATCAGGAAAGCTCATCGGGACGCCTCTTTGTACAGGAACCTCCATGGGAATCCACGAATCTCAGTCACTTTTCTATGAAAATTTCGTGGGCAGGAATCTTTCCTTCTGGAGAAAGAATTATGCCCTATTGAAAGACTTCAGCACGGGGCAATTCGATGAGGTTGGCCTCGAAGAATTTTACCGTGCCATCAATGAATCCAAACCTTCCCTGATCCGGATCGAAGCAGATGAGTTGACGTATGCACTGCATATCATCATCCGCTATGAAATCGAGAAAGGCCTATTCAACGATGAGATCGAGGTAAAAGATCTCCCTCGCATCTGGAATGAAAAATATGAAGAGTATCTCGGCATCCGTCCGTCTAACGATGGCGAAGGGGTCCTGCAGGATGTACACTGGGCCGGCGGGAGTTTCGGGTATTTCCCTTCTTACGCACTCGGATATATGTACGCTGCCCAATTCAGGGAAGCCATGAGAGAAGATATTCCGAACTTTGATCAGCTTCTGGAAGAGGGGAATCTCGTACCCGTGAAGGAATGGTTGACGGAGAGGGTCCATCAATGGGGCAAACTGAAAAAACCTTTGGAAATTCTTGAAGACGTCACCGGTGAGGGATTGAATGCCAAATACCTCGCGGACTACCTTACAGAGAAGTATGCCGGCGTCTATTCTCTCTGA
- a CDS encoding ATP-dependent DNA helicase — MRQTLPFPLSKEQSFYEALSDWVGDVFYDILPEKGFDLRDEQVFMAFQLNQAYKQNQVIFAEAGVGTGKTLVYLLYALSYARYTGKPAIISCADETLIEQIVKEGGDVDKLQEALGLDIDVRLAKSRDQYLCIKKLEDNLSAHDEYERIWGDLPSFVHESGSMSGFYPYGDRKEYAELSDEEWAPIAWDPLQDCMACPKRHRCGLTLHREHYRQAKDLIICSHDFYMEHIWTKDSRKREGQLPLLPEASSVVFDEGHLLEYASQKAMTYRMTKETIEHLLERLSASDLREETLYLIEEILADNDRWFELLEEESNKVAGSDRHYVSRAPHILVHAKGLASRIEGLLNELVFESEMYVVEEYLLKVVEEYLEQIHYSLKLYVEDDKGIYWLESTDKEETFVVMPRLVEEILKEHVFSQNIPFIFSSATLSYHGDFSYVSSSLGIASYESFSVESPYEYDEVMSVSLPHIQRSESYGYIASRLIDHGGRSLVLFNSKEEMEAFRGHMNEQDVPFDVIYEGDREISDTVKRFQEDESSVLCSYHLWEGLDIPGSSLSQVVIHSLPFPPKDPVFDAKRKHSGNADAEVDIPYMLLRLRQGIGRLIRTEGDRGSIHILLNESDQAFQKEVQAILPVGIESIEA; from the coding sequence ATGAGACAAACGCTGCCGTTCCCCTTATCGAAGGAACAATCATTCTATGAAGCATTATCCGACTGGGTCGGAGATGTGTTTTACGATATTCTGCCTGAAAAAGGCTTTGATCTGCGTGATGAACAGGTGTTCATGGCATTTCAACTCAATCAGGCCTATAAACAGAATCAGGTCATATTTGCAGAAGCGGGGGTCGGAACCGGAAAGACCCTTGTTTACCTGCTCTATGCCTTAAGCTATGCGCGATACACGGGTAAGCCCGCCATCATATCGTGTGCGGATGAGACCCTCATCGAGCAGATCGTCAAAGAGGGTGGCGATGTGGACAAGCTCCAGGAGGCACTCGGCCTCGATATCGATGTACGCCTGGCAAAATCACGCGATCAATACCTTTGTATCAAAAAGCTCGAGGATAATCTGTCTGCTCATGACGAATACGAGCGGATCTGGGGCGACCTCCCGTCGTTCGTCCACGAGAGTGGGTCCATGTCGGGATTTTATCCTTATGGTGACAGAAAGGAATACGCAGAACTCTCGGATGAAGAGTGGGCACCCATCGCATGGGATCCCCTTCAAGACTGCATGGCCTGTCCGAAACGCCACCGCTGCGGTCTGACATTGCACCGGGAGCATTACCGGCAGGCAAAAGATCTGATCATCTGCTCCCATGATTTCTATATGGAGCATATCTGGACGAAGGACTCCCGAAAAAGGGAAGGACAGCTCCCCCTTCTCCCTGAAGCAAGCTCTGTCGTCTTTGATGAAGGACATCTATTGGAATACGCTTCCCAAAAAGCCATGACCTACCGAATGACAAAAGAAACCATCGAACATCTATTGGAGCGGTTATCTGCTTCCGACCTTCGGGAGGAAACACTTTATCTGATCGAAGAAATCCTTGCTGATAACGACCGCTGGTTCGAGCTTCTGGAAGAAGAGTCGAACAAGGTGGCTGGTAGCGATCGGCACTATGTGTCCCGTGCTCCTCATATTCTGGTTCATGCAAAAGGCCTCGCTTCCAGGATTGAAGGTCTCCTGAATGAACTTGTATTTGAATCGGAAATGTATGTGGTAGAGGAATATCTTCTCAAGGTGGTGGAGGAATACCTCGAACAGATCCATTATTCACTGAAGCTTTATGTGGAGGATGATAAGGGGATTTACTGGCTGGAATCGACCGACAAAGAAGAAACCTTCGTCGTCATGCCAAGGCTGGTAGAAGAAATCTTGAAAGAACATGTGTTTTCCCAAAACATCCCTTTCATCTTCTCTTCTGCAACCCTGTCTTACCACGGTGATTTTTCCTATGTATCGTCGTCTCTGGGTATCGCTTCGTATGAATCGTTCTCCGTCGAATCCCCATATGAGTACGACGAAGTGATGAGTGTGAGCCTGCCTCATATTCAACGGTCGGAATCATACGGCTATATTGCCAGCCGATTGATCGACCATGGAGGAAGGTCCCTTGTGTTGTTCAACTCAAAAGAAGAAATGGAAGCCTTCAGGGGACATATGAATGAACAGGACGTACCCTTCGATGTGATCTACGAGGGGGACAGGGAGATCAGTGATACGGTCAAGCGTTTCCAGGAAGATGAATCTTCCGTCCTGTGTTCCTATCATTTATGGGAAGGTCTCGATATTCCGGGTTCATCCCTTTCCCAAGTGGTGATCCATTCCCTGCCGTTCCCTCCGAAGGATCCGGTTTTCGATGCAAAGCGGAAGCATAGTGGCAATGCTGATGCAGAAGTCGATATTCCATACATGCTCCTCCGTCTTCGCCAGGGGATCGGACGGTTGATCAGGACGGAAGGCGACCGTGGAAGCATCCATATCCTCCTGAATGAAAGCGACCAGGCATTCCAAAAAGAAGTACAGGCAATCCTGCCTGTCGGCATTGAATCCATTGAAGCATGA
- a CDS encoding THUMP domain-containing class I SAM-dependent RNA methyltransferase gives MGKYTLIATAAMGLESIVAKEVKDLGYECQVENGKVIFQGDETAIARANMWLRTADRVKILVGEFNAYSFDELFERTKALPWESFLPVDAEFPVQGKSVKSKLYSVPDCQAIVKKAIVEKLKTAYKKTSWLDETGPLFKIEVAILKDKVSLTLDTSGQGLHKRGYRVGQGDAPLKETLAAALIQLTTWNPDRPFVDPFCGSGTIAIEAALIGQNIAPGFNREFLSEAWPMMDGDVWGRTRMEAEDQANYDQPLEILGTDIDHRMIAIAKENAIEAGLGDLVKFKQMQVRDFTSELEYGVIVGNPPYGERLGDRKEVELMYREMGQAFSKLDTWSVYMMTSLEHFEECYGKKATKKRKLFNGFIRTDYYQYWGPRPPRKKIEE, from the coding sequence TTGGGTAAGTATACACTGATCGCAACGGCCGCAATGGGGCTGGAGTCGATCGTTGCCAAAGAAGTGAAGGATCTCGGGTATGAATGTCAGGTTGAAAACGGCAAGGTCATCTTCCAAGGGGATGAAACGGCTATCGCCAGGGCCAATATGTGGCTGAGGACGGCGGATCGAGTCAAGATCCTCGTCGGGGAATTCAATGCGTATTCCTTTGATGAATTATTTGAACGGACGAAAGCCCTTCCGTGGGAGTCATTCCTTCCTGTGGATGCGGAGTTCCCTGTTCAGGGAAAATCCGTCAAGTCGAAACTGTACAGTGTGCCAGACTGTCAGGCGATCGTGAAGAAAGCAATCGTGGAAAAGTTGAAAACCGCCTATAAGAAAACATCCTGGCTTGATGAAACAGGACCGCTTTTCAAGATCGAAGTTGCCATCCTTAAAGATAAAGTGAGCTTGACCCTTGATACCAGCGGTCAGGGTCTTCATAAAAGGGGCTATCGTGTAGGTCAAGGGGACGCTCCTTTGAAGGAAACCCTGGCTGCTGCGTTGATCCAGCTGACAACATGGAATCCGGACCGTCCCTTTGTGGATCCTTTCTGTGGCTCAGGGACGATCGCCATTGAAGCAGCCCTCATCGGACAGAATATCGCTCCTGGGTTCAACCGTGAATTCCTTTCCGAAGCCTGGCCGATGATGGACGGTGATGTATGGGGTCGTACGAGGATGGAGGCAGAGGATCAAGCGAATTATGATCAACCCCTCGAAATACTCGGCACCGACATCGATCACCGCATGATTGCCATTGCAAAGGAAAATGCCATAGAGGCAGGGCTCGGTGACTTGGTGAAATTCAAGCAGATGCAGGTAAGGGACTTCACGTCGGAGCTCGAGTATGGCGTCATCGTCGGAAATCCTCCGTATGGTGAGCGTCTCGGCGATCGCAAGGAAGTCGAACTGATGTATCGTGAAATGGGACAAGCCTTCTCCAAGCTTGATACATGGTCGGTCTATATGATGACGAGCCTGGAGCATTTCGAAGAATGCTATGGCAAGAAAGCCACGAAGAAGCGTAAACTGTTCAATGGATTCATCCGGACCGATTACTATCAGTATTGGGGACCAAGACCACCGCGCAAGAAGATAGAAGAATAA
- the gpsB gene encoding cell division regulator GpsB yields the protein MISDKVKLTAKDILEKEFKSGMRGYKPEDVDKFLDLVIKDYEVFHQEIEELQQENLRLKKQVEEAGKQQRSAAPPQPSGTTNFDILKRLSNLEKHVFGNKLYD from the coding sequence ATGATCTCAGATAAAGTGAAATTGACTGCAAAGGATATTTTAGAAAAAGAATTTAAAAGCGGCATGCGAGGGTATAAACCCGAAGATGTGGACAAGTTCCTCGATCTTGTCATCAAGGACTATGAAGTCTTCCACCAGGAAATCGAAGAACTCCAGCAGGAGAACCTTCGTCTGAAGAAGCAGGTTGAGGAAGCCGGCAAGCAACAGCGCTCTGCTGCACCCCCACAGCCATCAGGTACGACGAACTTCGATATCTTGAAGCGCCTCTCGAATCTTGAGAAGCATGTGTTCGGAAATAAACTGTACGATTGA
- a CDS encoding DUF1273 domain-containing protein, translating to MGGVASITGYKSFELGIFKQDDQAVQYIKLAIRKELFSLLDTGLEWVLISGQLGVELWAAEVVFELQEEYPDLKLAILTPFLQQEEKWNDQNKEYYEMILSQADFVDSISKSPYQNPGQFKNRNLLFLHKSQSCIILYDPEREGSPRYFYEEAQRKQEQDPSFMLKTITFDDLQWVVEEAQWG from the coding sequence ATGGGCGGGGTCGCATCGATCACAGGATACAAATCATTTGAGCTGGGCATCTTCAAGCAAGACGACCAGGCTGTACAGTACATAAAGCTAGCCATCCGGAAAGAACTGTTTTCCCTTCTTGATACCGGGTTGGAATGGGTCCTCATTTCCGGTCAGCTCGGAGTGGAGCTATGGGCCGCAGAAGTCGTATTCGAGCTTCAGGAAGAATATCCGGATTTAAAGCTCGCCATCCTCACCCCTTTCCTGCAACAGGAGGAAAAATGGAATGATCAGAACAAGGAGTACTATGAGATGATCCTTTCGCAAGCTGATTTTGTCGATTCCATCTCCAAAAGCCCATACCAGAATCCAGGACAGTTCAAGAATCGGAATCTGCTGTTCCTGCATAAAAGCCAGTCATGCATCATCCTCTACGATCCCGAGCGCGAAGGCTCTCCGAGGTACTTCTACGAGGAAGCACAGAGGAAACAGGAACAAGATCCATCTTTCATGCTCAAGACCATCACGTTTGACGATCTTCAATGGGTGGTAGAAGAGGCCCAATGGGGTTAG
- a CDS encoding CotD family spore coat protein, whose product MYCRPRPNQVLPAVMHPTKCCVNHTFTTLEVPHIHPVHTTTVNHVNYQHKHYFPHTNSMVDNVSNQQFNCGGGMGGPGGPGFGPGFGPRPRPFGF is encoded by the coding sequence ATGTACTGTAGACCAAGACCAAACCAAGTCCTTCCGGCCGTTATGCACCCGACGAAGTGCTGTGTGAATCACACCTTCACGACCCTGGAGGTACCCCATATCCATCCCGTGCATACCACAACGGTGAATCATGTGAATTATCAGCACAAACACTACTTCCCTCATACCAATTCAATGGTGGACAATGTATCCAACCAGCAGTTCAACTGCGGTGGGGGGATGGGCGGACCAGGCGGACCGGGATTCGGCCCTGGATTCGGCCCGCGGCCGCGGCCATTTGGATTTTAA
- a CDS encoding ribonuclease H-like domain-containing protein has translation MSLKNKLNRMKKHIIREEVEPVEKAPLNELPEEALPHADQWGAIGASPYVLDEDYCIVREKRYPLDHIHGSYSFRDAVRAVRAWQDFEGEHPLSARGLSPQDLFFFDTETTGLGGGAGNTIFLLGHARITESEVVVTQHVLPRPGSEIPLYHSFLSKVDYTTLVTYNGKAFDWPQVKTRHTLIREHVPKLPSFGHFDLYHGSRRLFKERLGSVKLVNVEKEVLGFHRKDDVPGYLAPMIYFDYVERRDPEGIFKVLEHNELDILSLITLYAHLSLTLLNPGEHESFEVGRWLQYTGNKERARTLFQKIVDEGDEGNDQALHLLALELKKEKDFEQAAKLWGRIGEEAPAKWQKAAFIELSKLHEHRFKDLDRAKEYAERAIPLVREGRESDHLQHRIDRLIRKMEKQ, from the coding sequence ATGTCACTCAAGAATAAGCTGAATCGGATGAAAAAGCATATTATCCGTGAGGAGGTTGAACCGGTTGAGAAGGCCCCTCTGAACGAGCTTCCGGAAGAGGCCCTCCCCCATGCAGATCAATGGGGGGCGATCGGGGCATCACCATATGTCCTGGATGAGGACTATTGCATCGTAAGGGAAAAGAGATACCCTCTGGATCACATCCACGGAAGCTATTCCTTCAGGGATGCTGTAAGGGCAGTGAGGGCTTGGCAAGATTTTGAAGGGGAGCATCCCTTGTCCGCCAGAGGCCTTTCCCCGCAGGATCTGTTCTTTTTTGATACGGAAACGACGGGATTGGGCGGGGGGGCAGGCAATACGATTTTCCTCTTAGGTCATGCACGCATCACAGAATCGGAAGTCGTAGTCACCCAGCATGTACTTCCACGACCTGGGAGTGAGATCCCCCTCTATCATAGTTTTCTATCAAAGGTCGATTACACGACCCTTGTTACCTATAACGGGAAAGCATTCGACTGGCCGCAGGTGAAAACGCGTCATACCCTGATCAGAGAGCACGTTCCCAAACTTCCGTCCTTCGGTCACTTTGACCTCTACCACGGCTCCAGGCGCCTGTTCAAAGAAAGGCTTGGATCTGTGAAACTCGTTAATGTCGAGAAGGAGGTACTTGGATTTCATCGTAAGGACGATGTCCCTGGCTATTTGGCGCCGATGATCTACTTTGATTATGTGGAGAGGAGGGATCCTGAGGGGATCTTCAAGGTTCTGGAACATAATGAACTCGATATCCTGTCCCTCATCACCTTGTATGCCCACCTCTCTCTCACTCTCCTGAATCCGGGTGAGCACGAATCCTTCGAAGTCGGCAGATGGCTTCAGTACACAGGAAACAAGGAGAGGGCGAGGACCCTTTTTCAGAAGATCGTGGATGAGGGGGATGAGGGGAATGACCAAGCCCTACATCTTCTCGCACTCGAATTGAAGAAGGAGAAGGATTTTGAACAGGCGGCCAAGCTTTGGGGGAGGATCGGTGAAGAAGCTCCGGCAAAATGGCAAAAAGCCGCCTTCATCGAACTGTCCAAGCTCCATGAGCATAGGTTCAAAGATCTTGATCGTGCGAAGGAATACGCCGAGCGTGCTATCCCTTTGGTCCGGGAAGGAAGGGAATCCGACCATCTTCAGCACCGGATTGACAGGCTCATCCGGAAAATGGAGAAGCAGTGA